A single Elephas maximus indicus isolate mEleMax1 chromosome 2, mEleMax1 primary haplotype, whole genome shotgun sequence DNA region contains:
- the RMND5B gene encoding E3 ubiquitin-protein transferase RMND5B isoform X1, with the protein MEQCACVERELDKVLQKFLTYGQHCEQSLEELLHYVGQLRAELASAALQGTPLSATLSLVMSQCCRKIKDTVQKLASDHKDIHSSVSRVGKAIDRNFDSEICGVVSDAVWDSREKQQQILQMAIVEHLYQEGMLSVAEELCQESTLNVDLDFKQPFLELNRILEALHEQDLGPALEWAVSHRQRLLELNSSLEFKLHRLHFIRLLAGGPEKQLEALSYARHFQPFARLHQREIQVMMGSLVYLPLGLEKSPYGHLLDNSHWAEICETFTRDACSLLGLSVESPLSVSFASGCVALPVLMNIKAVIEQRQCTGVWSHKDELPIEIELGMKCWYHSVFACPILRQQTSDSNPPIKLICGHVISRDALNKLINGGKLKCPYCPMEQNPADGKRIIF; encoded by the exons ATGGAGCAGTGTGCATGCGTGGAGAGAGAGCTGGACAAGGTCCTGCAGAAGTTCCTCACCTACGGGCAGCACTGCGAGCAGAGCCTGGAAGAGCTACTGCACTACGTGGGCCAGCTGAGGGCTGAGCTGGCCAGTGCAG CCCTCCAGGGGACGCCACTCTCAGCCACCCTCTCTCTTGTGATGTCCCAGTGCTGCCGGAAGATCAAAGACACCGTGCAGAAGCTGGCTTCAGACCACAAGGACATCCACAGCAGTGTCTCCCGAGTGGGCAAAGCCATCGACAGG AACTTTGACTCTGAGATCTGCGGTGTAGTCTCTGACGCGGTGTGGGACTCgcgggagaagcagcagcagatccTGCAGATGGCCATCGTGGAGCACCTGTACCAGGAGGGCATGCTCAGCGTTGCCGAGGAGCTGTGTCAG GAATCAACACTGAATGTGGATTTGGACTTCAAACAGCCTTTCCTGGAGTTGAACCGAATCCTGGAAGCTCTGCATGAACAAGACCTGGGCCCTGCCTTGGA ATGGGCCGTCTCCCACAGGCAGCGCCTACTGGAGCTCAACAGCTCCCTGGAGTTCAAGCTGCACCGCCTGCATTTCATCCGCCTCCTGGCGGGCGGCCCTGAGAAGCAGCTGGAGGCCCTCAGCTATGCCCGGCACTTCCAGCCCTTTGCTCGTCTGCACCAGCGCG AGATCCAGGTGATGATGGGCAGCCTGGTGTACCTGCCGCTGGGCTTGGAGAAGTCGCCCTATGGCCACCTCCTGGACAACAGCCATTGGGCCGAGATCTGTGAGACCTTCACCCGGGATGCTTGTTCCCTGCTGGGGCTTTCTGTAGAGTCCCCACTCAGCGTCAG TTTTGCCTCTGGCTGTGTGGCCCTGCCTGtgctgatgaacatcaaagcTGTGATTGAGCAGCGACAGTGCACCGGCGTCTGGAGCCACAAAGATGAGTTGCCG ATCGAGATCGAATTAGGCATGAAGTGCTGGTACCACTCAGTGTTCGCTTGCCCCATCCTCCGCCAGCAGACGTCGGACTCTAACCCTCCCATCAAGCTCATCTGCGGCCACGTGATCTCCCGAGACGCGCTCAACAAACTCATTAACGGAGGAAA GCTGAAGTGTCCCTACTGTCCCATGGAGCAGAACCCAGCGGATGGGAAACGTATCATCTTCTGA
- the RMND5B gene encoding E3 ubiquitin-protein transferase RMND5B isoform X2 — protein MSQCCRKIKDTVQKLASDHKDIHSSVSRVGKAIDRNFDSEICGVVSDAVWDSREKQQQILQMAIVEHLYQEGMLSVAEELCQESTLNVDLDFKQPFLELNRILEALHEQDLGPALEWAVSHRQRLLELNSSLEFKLHRLHFIRLLAGGPEKQLEALSYARHFQPFARLHQREIQVMMGSLVYLPLGLEKSPYGHLLDNSHWAEICETFTRDACSLLGLSVESPLSVSFASGCVALPVLMNIKAVIEQRQCTGVWSHKDELPIEIELGMKCWYHSVFACPILRQQTSDSNPPIKLICGHVISRDALNKLINGGKLKCPYCPMEQNPADGKRIIF, from the exons ATGTCCCAGTGCTGCCGGAAGATCAAAGACACCGTGCAGAAGCTGGCTTCAGACCACAAGGACATCCACAGCAGTGTCTCCCGAGTGGGCAAAGCCATCGACAGG AACTTTGACTCTGAGATCTGCGGTGTAGTCTCTGACGCGGTGTGGGACTCgcgggagaagcagcagcagatccTGCAGATGGCCATCGTGGAGCACCTGTACCAGGAGGGCATGCTCAGCGTTGCCGAGGAGCTGTGTCAG GAATCAACACTGAATGTGGATTTGGACTTCAAACAGCCTTTCCTGGAGTTGAACCGAATCCTGGAAGCTCTGCATGAACAAGACCTGGGCCCTGCCTTGGA ATGGGCCGTCTCCCACAGGCAGCGCCTACTGGAGCTCAACAGCTCCCTGGAGTTCAAGCTGCACCGCCTGCATTTCATCCGCCTCCTGGCGGGCGGCCCTGAGAAGCAGCTGGAGGCCCTCAGCTATGCCCGGCACTTCCAGCCCTTTGCTCGTCTGCACCAGCGCG AGATCCAGGTGATGATGGGCAGCCTGGTGTACCTGCCGCTGGGCTTGGAGAAGTCGCCCTATGGCCACCTCCTGGACAACAGCCATTGGGCCGAGATCTGTGAGACCTTCACCCGGGATGCTTGTTCCCTGCTGGGGCTTTCTGTAGAGTCCCCACTCAGCGTCAG TTTTGCCTCTGGCTGTGTGGCCCTGCCTGtgctgatgaacatcaaagcTGTGATTGAGCAGCGACAGTGCACCGGCGTCTGGAGCCACAAAGATGAGTTGCCG ATCGAGATCGAATTAGGCATGAAGTGCTGGTACCACTCAGTGTTCGCTTGCCCCATCCTCCGCCAGCAGACGTCGGACTCTAACCCTCCCATCAAGCTCATCTGCGGCCACGTGATCTCCCGAGACGCGCTCAACAAACTCATTAACGGAGGAAA GCTGAAGTGTCCCTACTGTCCCATGGAGCAGAACCCAGCGGATGGGAAACGTATCATCTTCTGA